The Plasmodium yoelii strain 17X genome assembly, chromosome: 8 genome includes a region encoding these proteins:
- a CDS encoding SAP domain-containing protein, putative, with the protein MNYQNLKCSELKDLLAKKGLPSHGKKNELLERLLKHEQEGGDGSNSNAIDDNVDSKDSGKNKKNISVNTKEEYNKGGLSKMTNYFKNILSSNNTSTDGSKYYENNNSKNNMNGNENKNNTYEEKKKVIPQITFSESNLSTQNTLQKNIISRTEDNLHLSEEKKREMRRKRFGTDSVSTPAALESRAKRFCIVTKQMEEENKKKRAERFGLNGGNLNDIEMKKKRAERFGVINDHDKLKARALRFGITQ; encoded by the exons atgaattatcaaaatttgAAATGTTCAGAATTAAAGGATTTGTTAGCTAAAAAAGGGCTACCGTCTCATGGAAAAAAA aACGAATTGTTAGAAAGGCTATTAAAACATGAACAAGAGGGAGGAGATGGATCTAATTCGAACGCGATAGATGATAATGTCGATTCTAAGGACA gtggaaaaaataaaaaaaatatttcagtAAACACAAAAGAAGAGTATAATAAAGGTGGATTAAGTAAAATgacaaattattttaaaaatatattaagttCTAATAATACATCTACTGATGGttcaaaatattatgaaaataacaattcaaaaaataatatgaatggaaatgaaaataaaaataatacatatgaagagaaaaaaaaagtaataccCCAAATAACTTTTTCAGAATCAAATTTATCAACTCAAAATacattacaaaaaaatataatttctcGAACAG aGGATAATCTTCATTTAAGTGAGGAAAAAAAACGAGAGATGAGAAGAAAACGATTTG gaACCGATTCTGTTTCCACACCAGCAGCTCTTGAGTCTAGGGCAAAAAG ATTTTGTATTGTTACTAAACAAATGGAAGAagaaaataagaaaaaaagagCAGAAAGATTTGGATTGAATGGG GGCAATTTAAACGACattgaaatgaaaaaaaaaagagccGAAAGATTTGGTGTCATAAATGAt CATGATAAATTAAAGGCAAGAGCCCTTAGATTTGGAATAACACAATAA